The sequence tgaatagtgcacggtacatccaaaccgtcatcgaacccatcgttctaccattcctagactggcaagggaacttgctgttccaacaggacaatgcacgtccgcatgtatcccgtgccatccaacgtgctctagaaggtgtaagtcaactaccctggccagcaagatctccggatttgtcccccattgagcatgtttgggactggatgaagcgtcgtctcacgcggtctgcacgtccagcacgaacgctggtccaactgaggcgccaggtggaaatggcatggcaagccgttccacaggactacatccagcatctctacgatcgtctccatgggagaatagcagcctgcattgctgcgaaaggtggatatacaatgtactagtgccgacattgtgcatgctctgttgcctgtgtctatgtgcctgtggttctgtcagtgtgatcatgtgatgtatctgaccccaggaatgtgtcaataaagtttccccttcctgggacaatgaattcacggtgttcttatttcaatttccaggagtgtataaatcacaTATAACAGTACACATACAACAAACGTCCAAGTAACGTATAAATAAAAATTCTAGGAAAGACAGCACATGGCAACATTGATAGTTACTGTTTGCAGTATAAAGACTACCACCTATTAATGTGTTTACAGAACATGTTACTATGGCAATATGCCAAATTAGCTCACTGTGATTCACACCATACAACTCATATAAAGAGCAGTGTAACTGGTATGTCATTATCGTAACAAGTCAGGTGACTGATTCAACAGGCGAACTCTCGACCTAACACAAATTTGAGGACTTCGGGAAAAACTAGGTTAGACAGTGTTATCGCATCCATCCTAGAGCCGTGAACTAGCTCCCTCAGACTTCCACTTTTTTGGGCCATTAATGGATGCCATtcgcggaagacattttgaagatgACAGAGAGGTGATCCGGATAGTGAAGAAATGTCTTCGTGATCAGAACAAGGAGTGGAGACGACGTGGTATACACGCCCTTGTGTTGTGCAAGACCAAATCCATAAAATGGGAAAGACTTCACCTGTGAAAATAGGGAGTGTAGAGGAAACATCATTATTTTTGTGTGTACGTTTCATTGTGTTCGATAaataactgttgaagaaaaaaaatgtggtgcatttctTTTTGGGCGAACCCCATATAACCTCAGTCACGTCCATTcgctgttattctcaaatatagcACTCAGTTCGTAAGCGAAATTTGCTATATTCTTAAATTACTGAATGTTCCAAAGGCCAGTTCGTCGAAAGAAACATGATAAAGTGAAAAATATAGCTTGCCTCATTTGACAAAATCGGGACAATAGAAATGTAACACCTGAGTATAGTATACTATTAATATTATATTCGTTCAGGTGcaacttaatttttacttttactcTTTATTTATCGCCAGTTCCACCCAATTTTTTGGGAATGAGCTCTTTTCCTACCTTCACGCCAAGCGATTCAACTCTTCTTGGGTTTTGCTTCCTCGAGAACTGCCCACTCATGCACATCCTGCCTGACACTCTTGTATTTCGTTGGGTTGTATCTGTTTCTTAAGAGTCTTGTTTTACTACTGTGATCCATTTTATCTTTGCCGCAAGTTTAGCAGAATCCCGCATCTTGTCTAGTCCAGTTTTATATtcattcagtgaagtgaaatgtcgtgtgacgagggcctcccgtcgggtagaccggtcgcctggtgcaagtctttcgatttgacgccacttcggcgacttgcgcgtcgttgggatgaaatgatgatgattaggacaacacaacacccagtccctgagtggagaaaatctcctacccagccgggaattgaaccggggccctttggattgacagtctgtcgcgctgaccactcagctaccggggcggactattCATTCAGTGAATCTTTTTCCGTTTAAAATGCGTGTTTCAAACCCATTAAACAAGCTCTGATCTCATGTCTTACTTATCAGTATTTTGAGACGCATCTTTTATAGTAAATGTTTTCTGTAAGTCTAAAGCCTGTTTCAGTTTTGTGGCAATGAatttaataaacaatattttctagGTTGGTCTCTTGAGAGGTTTCGCCAAATTGTAGAGAAACTTTGGGGACCAAATATGTACTTTTCCGTTCCTAATGAGATATGAACACTTACTCCTTCTGTAGTTTCCTTAAGAATATCTGCTTGTTTTTGTGCTGTTTCAATGCTCCAACACAGAATCACCAGTTTGTGTGCAACGCTAAGCAGACTAACGTgatattcgttcttcattatttgatTGATTGGTCTATTTTAATCTTTGATTTGTTAAATTATTCCATTAGTTTTGTGTGATGCAGTGTGAAACAAATAGACATTCCTTGTCACATTCCTGATTTAATTTCAATGTTTGTCTTAAATTTTCCCTAAATTTTTACTTGTATTTTGCGCCATTTAGCGTTTCTCTAATAGTTGGACTGGTCTTCAGAATGCTTATAAGTCATAAGCTCATTTCTAATTTACAAATGTGGAAAATCTTccaattatattatttttttatttttgagtagtagtttcaaaagaagCTACTTGGAGAGTAGGCATTTTTCCTAAAACCTCCTTGATATTTaccatatttttattaaaattactgtTGTTTTGGTCCACATGGCAATGGTGTTATGTAGTAAGCGTATCAGAACAGTtttaaagtttattattattaaatactgtacgttGAAAAATTCATTGTAGTTGCTAGTGATACGGTGTAATGAATTTTTTGTGTGCTTCAGTGAGTCACATAACACCACTTCCTCAAGCATGTAAATAATGTTAGCAAGGTTCTGTTTGCACAGGCTGATATGAAGGTAGCACTGTTAGTGGCATATAAAAATTCTCTAGAATGTTACTAAAGCAGAAGTcgaatggaatggtacagagaaGCATGTCAGACTATCGGATTTGTTTGATATAGGGAACATGAATCTGTCATATTTCACATAGGAAACTGTGTGGAAGTAAACTCAACTTTTAGTTTATTCATGTTAGTTAAGACTAAGTATCGTGTGGGAAAGTGTGTGAACTgagtcgccggccgctggtggccgagcggttctaggcgcttcaatctggaaccgcgcgatcgctacggttgcaggttcgaatcctgcctcgggcatggatgtgtgtgatgtccttaggttagttaggtttaagtagttctaagttctaagggactgatgacctcagatgttaagtcccatagtgctcagagccatttgaaccatttttcaactgaGTTGTTTTGAACTCCTACTTCCAAGCAGAAAATTCAGTTTGTTTAATAACCTGTTTCTCAACTGTGTCTCATGCTGATTATGGCAGTGCTCTTGCGTCATAAGATTGCTGAAATTAGCCTATGATCGCTCTCCGCCACAAACCCTATTATTTCACTGAAAACTAATGGTAGTTCTTGCTGCTAATAGATCTCATCCAGCTTAAGCTTAATGTCCTTAAACGAAACTAAAAGCGAAAACTGAATCGTATGAAAATAACTAACAGAACAGAGAAATCATTGGTCTGAAAAAAAGAACTATCAACCCTTTTCATGTTGTAACCAGCAGTATACGATTCGCCTGTGTAGATGTGGGgtgtgttctttccgacatgtccaaaAGAGAAAACACAATTTTTGACCCAGCGGCCACAACTGagacgcaaaggaattacagacattggtagcaagtgggcattgatttaaatcagtggggaaggttgaaaatttgtgcctgaccgcaATTCGAATCAGGGTCTCCAGCTTACTAAGTAGACGGTCTGACAACAAAGCCATCTCGACACAGTGGTCATCCCAGCATACATCCCGCCCTACCCAAAGTCTCAACTTATCCATACGCTACTAACGTAGCTCCCATTGTCCATTTCCGCATCATTCGTGGCATTTCGCCGCTTCCCaaagagttcgagcttggtgtacatccacactgaagagatcattggccataCTCACCTTAATTTTGTATACATATACATCTTCCTCACCTTAATTTTATatatcccccctcccccaagaaccatggaccttgccatcagtgcctcagcgataccggtAGCCACATTGtgggtgcaaccacagtggaggggtatctgttaagaggcaaacgtgtggttcctgaagaggggcagcggccttttcagtagttgcaggggcaactggatCATTGACTTATATGgcctgcgaacggctcaaagcaatggaaaactacagccataatttttctcgagggcatgcagatttactgcatggttaaatgagaaGTTGTCCTCTGGGGTAcaacattctggaggtaaaatagtcccccattcgggtctccggaagGAAACTACTCAGAAGGACTTAATAAGTCccggccgcaaaatactaacacgaattctttacagacgaatggaaaaactgatagaagccgacctcgggaagatcagtttagattccatagaaatgttggaacacgtaaggttatactgacccaacgactaatcttagattaaggaaaggtaaacctacgtttctagcatttgtagacttaaagcttttgacagtgctgtctggaatattcactttcagattctgcaggtggcaggggtcaaatacagggtgcgaaaggctatttacaatttgtatagaaaccagatggcagttataagagtcgaggatcacgaaacggaagcagtggttgggaagggagtgagacagggttgtagcctatccccgacgttattcaatctgtatactgacaaccaataaaggaaacaaaagaaaagttcggagtaggtattaaaacccatggagaagaaataaaaactttgagctttgccgatgacattgtaattctgtcagagacagcaaaggacttggaagagcagttgaacggaatggacagtgtcttgaaaggagggtataagatgaacatcaaataaagtaaaacgaggatagtggaatgtagtcgaattaaatcaggtgatgttgtggtaattagattaggaaatgagacacataaaacactagatgagttttgctatttggggagcaaaataactgatgatggtcgaagtagagaggatataaaatgtagacagacaatggcaaggaaagcgtttctgaagatgagaaatttgctaacattgagtatagatttaactgtcaagaagacttttctgaaagtatttgtatggagtgtagccctgcatgcaagtgaaacatggacgataaatagtttagacaagaagaggaaagacgctttcgaaatgaggtgatacagaagaatgctggagattagatgggtagatcaggtaactaataaggaggtactgaatagaattggggagatgagaaatttatggcaaacttgactagaagaatggatcgatttgcatggacatgttctgaggcatcaagggataaccacgttagtactggagggcaccgtggagggtaaaaatcgtagagggagaccaatacacgaatacactaagcagattcagaaggatgtaggttgtagtaggtacttggGGAGgaaaaaccttgcacaggatagagtagcatggagggcggcatcaaaccattctctggactgaagaccacaccaaaaaatatatattactggcgattaaaattgctacaccaagaagaactgcagatgataaacaggtattcattggacaaatttattatactacatctgacatgtgattacattttcacttagtttgggtgcataaatcctgagaaatcagtacccagaacaaccacctctgaccataataacggccttcatacgcctgggcattgcgtccaacagagcttggatggcttgtactggtacagctgcccatgcagcttcaacacgataccacagttaatcaagactagtgattggcgtattgtgacgagccagttgctcggccaccattgaccagacgttttcaattggtaagagatctggagaatgtgctggccagggcagcaatcgagcattttctgtatccagaaaggcccgtacaggacctgcaacatgcggtcgtgcattaagctgttgaaatgtagggttttgcagggatcgaatgaagggtagagccacgggtcgtaacacatctgaaatgtaacgtccattgttcaaagtgccgtcaatgcgaacaagaggtgaccgacacgtgtaatcaatggcaccccataccatcacgctgggtgatacgtcagtatggcgatgacgaatacaagcttccaatgtgcgttcaccgtgatgtcgccaaacacggatgcgaacatcatgatgctgtaaacagaacctggattcatccgaaaaaatgacgttttgccattcgtgcaccaaggttcgtcgttgagtgcaccatcgcaggcgctcctgtctgtgatgcagcgtcaaggttaaccgcagccatgatctccgagctgataggtcatgctgctgcaaacgtcgtcgaattgttcgtgcagatggttgttgtcttgcaaacgtccgcatctgtcgactcagggatcgagacatggctgcacgatccgtcacagccatgcggataagatgcctgtcatctcgactgctagtgatacgaggccgttgggatccagcacagcgttccgtattaccctcctgaaaccaccaattcgatattctgctaacagtcattggatctcggccaatgcgagcagcaatgtcgcgatacgataaaccgcaatcgcgatgggctacaatccgacatttatcaaagtcggaaacgggatggtacgcatttctcctccttacacgaggcgtcacaacaatgtttcaccaggaaacgccggtcaactgctgtttgtgtatgaggaatcgactggtaactttcctcatgtcagcccgttgtaggggtcgccaccggcgccaaccttgtgtgaatgctctgaaaagctaaccatttgcatatcacagcatcttcttcctatcggtgaaATTTCgcttctatagcacgtcatcttcgtggtgtagcgattttaatagccagtagtatatatatatatatatatatatatatatatatatatatatatatatgtgtgtgtgtgtgtgtgtgtgtgtgtgtgtgtgtgtgtgagttcgtGTCTGTTTACTTGGACATAATAGGATTGggctgtggataagttgagaatttagggTTGGCGGGAGGCATGCAGTTGCACAGACCACAGTGACCAGAAGGCTTAGTGACCATAGCATCTGCGTATTAAGCAAGAAACCCAGGTGCAATGACTGTAAATCCTTTGTGCCTTGATTCAGGTGAGTTGCATATCATGTACTTTTTCTTTACAAAGTTTCGAAAACATTTATATATAACTAATCTGTTTCAATCATTTACAGGTGATTGTAGACGATGATAAAGAAGGCAGTCCTACCATTTTGGATGAGCTGGTAAGCCAGATAAAAGATGAACGGCGTCTCGTCATTGTGTCATCGCAGGGAATTAACTGCTTGGATGACAAATACAAATCATCTGACGTCTCCGACGACAGCTGGAATGATTGCCTGGACATCAAAGTCAGACTGAACGGGGACAGCTACGAATGCCACCTGCGAGACCTGGTGGCAGGAGTCGATGCTCTCAAGTCGCTGCTGGACGAAAAGCCGGCGCTCTTGCTGGCTCTGGCACGGCTGTCGCAACCTCTGAGGATGGGCCGGGAGTTGGAAACGCTGCCTGCACACTACGTAACAAGGGAGTTGGTGGACCAGAGGCTGCTGACGGACGAGTTCTTCTCGTCTCTGGATGGGATTCATGAGTATGAAAGTAAACAGCAAACAGTCAAGCTCGAAGCAATGGACTCTGGTAGGAACACAGTGATCGTGGTGGGCAGACCCGGAGTGGGCAAGTCGATGATGCTGTCGTATGtggcaaagaaaataaaagaaagggtccccGGCTGTTGGCTATTAAGAGTCAATCTGTTGGAGTTTTACACGGTTTTAGAGCACAGTGATAGCGACGAGAAAGCTGTGGAAGGCATCTTAGGGCGGTCAGTGTTTAGTGAGGGCGAGTTTGGTGAACTGGAATACGCACTACTTCGCTACAATCTGCGAGAGTCCCCAAGAGTGGTCTGTCTCGTGGATGGCTTCGACGAGGTGTGCCCAGATTACATCAGAAGGTGTTTCGGTGTGTTGCCTCTGCTTTCACCACGTGAGGGCAAGCTCGTGGTGACAACGAGGCCAGAAACTGTCAAGCTCTTGAAGGCTCAGATGGGTGTGAAAGCACACCCGCTGGAGCCTTTCAGTAACCAAGAACTAAAAGAATTCTTCAGACGCCACTCCTCGGCGGGAAACATCCAGCGCTTCCGTAGTCTTAACAAGGGCGTGAGGAATCTTCTGAGAACCCCTCTGTTTGCTGAAATGTTTGCAAATCTGCCTCAGGAATTAGGTGAGAGATACGACATTGTGACGCTGTACGAAGCTTTCTTTCGAAATAAATTCAGGAGGCTTTACGAGGAGAAATATGGTGACAACTTTTCCGCTCCTGGGAAGAAGATAGAAGTGAAGGAGGCACAGAAGAAACATGAGGAACAGTTGATGCTCCTCGCAGCATCGGTTCTGTTGCGCGGTCCAAACATACCGGTAAAGCCGTCATTGAAGAGGGACTACTTTGTGAAGGCCGGAATTGTGTACGAGTTTGTCGATGGGAAACCCGCGTTTCTGCACAGGACGTTCGCCGAACACTTCCTCGCCAAATGGTGTTTCCTCGGGGATGGAAAGCAGAGTCGTGCGGCAGTGTACCGCAAGGCCTACGTGCGCAATCGACTCGAGTTCTTTGTGGAGTCCTTCAACCGCAGGGCAGTGAGGGGTCGGCCGCTGCTGGAGGCTGTACTGGACGGCGACCAGGGCAAGGTGCAGGAGCTGATGGCCGACGGTGCCGACCCCGGACAGACAGACGAGTGCGGGCGCAACGCACTGCATCTGACCGCAGCCACCGATACGGTAGGCTGCGGTGGGGTCTTCTCCATCTCTGTGCTGCAGCGACTGTGGGGAGACGCTTGGGAGGCCACGCTGTCTGCTGTGGATGGCCTGCTGGGGTGGACTCCCTTGAGGTACGCCGTTGAGGGTGGACGCTGGTTCGCCTTGTACAAGCTGCTGTTCGCTGGCGGTGACCTCAGCCACCTCGGAGACTTCCAGGCGGGGCTACACGACCCTGAAACGCTGCAGGGCATATTCGAACAGTACGGATACTGGATGCTGTACAAACATGTCATCGAGGGGAAACATCACGTAAAGGAAAGCATGGAAGAACAAATCGAGGTAAATCAAAATGTACCATGTACCACATGATATGTAGCtgtaactttctggcagatgaaaactgcatGCTAGCCGGGACTGGATCCGGAACTTTGGCATGTTGCTAGTTAACGCTTCATTGTCAAGTCACACTttggtgaccacctgtcaaaaacctgaataggCACTTTTTTCAGCGTGGAAGATGGACAggcagagtgtcagtgaggttctggaaggtactgatagGGATATGGATCCATGAAGACCTCAGTGTCATGGTCAGCTGCACTAGGtctcttggttgaggatccattaTGGCCagtccgggtggccgagcggttctaggcgctacagtctggaaccgtgcgaccgctacgg is a genomic window of Schistocerca gregaria isolate iqSchGreg1 chromosome 9, iqSchGreg1.2, whole genome shotgun sequence containing:
- the LOC126291468 gene encoding uncharacterized protein LOC126291468; this encodes MSVLRGILSAVDESTCDGSVALEYNKRPHATGEGDRYEERMLALVFLRCLKRRLLFQLSANNRDAGRFDDLVLGWRPKEDTKAHTLLVQLKHKTSLNNMHIDSKEWLSEDHKRNFGIRKYCDSYVKVTESLKRDRVTFVLLTNALLGDSKDNIFVSECVDSVSGLELLHAGGDLYKLNWDNPQVQKAVRQDPDFVNHFHLLCKQRDWEEILDDIYGELKELLGAGGLLCESISESLFKNLRQWMNNETVCLTSGWKKWQKLLDEYIRKEVNMCRSVTTRLKYYSVADVRGYIESRNPAWVRPTEKGTAALSATKIHQALPPESHIMVAVEKFRELEYQILRCWGPFCRWLVIVDDDKEGSPTILDELVSQIKDERRLVIVSSQGINCLDDKYKSSDVSDDSWNDCLDIKVRLNGDSYECHLRDLVAGVDALKSLLDEKPALLLALARLSQPLRMGRELETLPAHYVTRELVDQRLLTDEFFSSLDGIHEYESKQQTVKLEAMDSGRNTVIVVGRPGVGKSMMLSYVAKKIKERVPGCWLLRVNLLEFYTVLEHSDSDEKAVEGILGRSVFSEGEFGELEYALLRYNLRESPRVVCLVDGFDEVCPDYIRRCFGVLPLLSPREGKLVVTTRPETVKLLKAQMGVKAHPLEPFSNQELKEFFRRHSSAGNIQRFRSLNKGVRNLLRTPLFAEMFANLPQELGERYDIVTLYEAFFRNKFRRLYEEKYGDNFSAPGKKIEVKEAQKKHEEQLMLLAASVLLRGPNIPVKPSLKRDYFVKAGIVYEFVDGKPAFLHRTFAEHFLAKWCFLGDGKQSRAAVYRKAYVRNRLEFFVESFNRRAVRGRPLLEAVLDGDQGKVQELMADGADPGQTDECGRNALHLTAATDTVGCGGVFSISVLQRLWGDAWEATLSAVDGLLGWTPLRYAVEGGRWFALYKLLFAGGDLSHLGDFQAGLHDPETLQGIFEQYGYWMLYKHVIEGKHHVKESMEEQIEFAVSLISAKMRRKCLNLICHKARKKGHMTVCTFLLAVENLRISEEVMFFGQKRERSSFSYSFATEVPDGGATPQTDVLSSVTTSGSGQSEAQNTGTDESGIDSFLSY